The Halotia branconii CENA392 region TGGATTTCTCCACCTTAGATTACATTGTTCTCGGTCATGTCAACCCCAATCGGAGAGCGACTTTGCAAGTATTGCTCTCTCAAGTTCCGCAAGTTACCTTAATTTGTTCTCGCCCTGCGGCTAATGCGCTGAAAACTGCTTTTCCTGAATGGGAGTCACGTATTCAAGCTGTGCGCTCAGAGGATACTTTAGATTTAGGACAAGGGCATCATTTAACATTTGTGAATGTACCTACTCCCCGTTGGCCAGATGGACTTTGTACTTATGATTTTGCGACAAAGATTCTCTATACAGATAAATTTTTGGGCGCTCATATTTGCGAAGATACTCTGTTTGATGAAGACTGGAAAAGATTAGATGCAGAACGTCGTTACTATTTTGACTGTCTCCATGCGTCCCAAGCCAAACAAGTCGAAGTTGCCTTAGATAAGTTTTCGGTTTTCCCAGCAAAATTTTATGCCCCTGGACATGGGCCAGTTGTGCGTTATAGCCTCAGCCGATTTACTTATGATTACCGTCAATGGTGTCAAGGGCAAAAATCTCAAGAGTTAAGTGTGGCGTTGCTTTATGCTTCTGCTTATGGGAATACAGCAGTTTTGGCAAATGCGATCGCTCAAGGTTTAATTGAAAATAAAGTCAATGTCGTATCCATTAACTGTGAATTAGCAGATACTGCCGAAATTACCCGCATTGTAGAAGCAAGCGATGGATTGATTATTGGTTCACCCACTTTAGGCGGACATGCACCTACTCAAATTCAAACTGCTTTAGGAATTATTATTTCCACAGCCGCTAAAACCAAATTAGCAGGGGTGTTTGGTTCCTACGGCTGGAGTGGAGAAGCCATTGATTTGCTAGAAAACAAGCTCAAAGATGCCAACTATCGTTTAGGATTTGAATCAATTCGAGTTCGTTTTACTCCTACACATGAAATTCTGCAACAATGTCAACAAGCAGGTGCAGAATTTGCTCAAAACTTGAAGAAAACCAAAAAACTAAGAACTCCGCGCCAAGTTGTTACAGAAACCCATGTAGATCGTACCGAACAAGCAGTAGGGCGGATTATTGGTTCCTTATGTGTAGTGACAACTCGCGATCGAGACACCCACAAAGGCGTTTTAACTTCTTGGGTATCTCAAGCCACCTTTAACCCTCCAGGAATCATGATTGCGATCGCTGATGAACAGAACGCAGATTTAATGCGTCATCCCGGCGATCAATTTGTGCTGAATATTCTCAAAGAAGGTAGAAATGTCCGCCGTTATTTTTCTCGTCAAAGTACTTTAGGAGATAATCCATTTATTAATCTTTCTACCAAAACCGCTGTTAATAATTGTCTGATTTTGACTGAGGCATTGTCCTATTTAGAATGCACAGTAAAAAATCAAATCAAATGCGGTGACAGATGGTTAATTTATGCCGTAGTTGATAACGGTGAAGTCTTAGAAAATGAAGGTTTAGCCGCCCTCGAACACCGGAAATCCGGCAGCTATTTTTGATAGGGCATGGGGCATGGGGCATAATTACTCATCTCCTCATTTTTTACAATTTTCTAACCAAATTATCAATACCAAATTACTATGTCTACATTTGTTGCTGTCGATCAAATTGAAAAGGTTTTTAACTTAACAGGTGGTGGTCAATATATCGCCCTAAAAGGAATTGATCTACAAATTAAAAAAGGCGAATTTGTTTCACTAATTGGTCACTCTGGTTGCGGTAAATCTACTTTATTAAATATGATTGCAGGTCTAGATTTACCAACAGAAGGTATTGTCACCTTAGAAGGACAAAGAATCATCAAACCAGGTCCCGATAGGATGGTAGTGTTTCAAAATTATTCACTATTACCTTGGCGGACAGTTAGAGAAAACATTGCTTTGGCTGTAGATTCAGCCATGAAAGGTTTACCTGCCGCTGAACGTAAAGCCATTGTCGATAAACATATAGATATGGTGGGTTTGCGTCCCCATGCTGACAAACAGCCGGGAATGTTATCAGGTGGACAAAAACAGCGAGTTGCGATCGCTCGTGCTTTAGCGATTCGTCCCAAGTTACTATTATTAGATGAACCATTTGGGGCGTTGGATGCACTCACACGCGGTAATTTGCAAGAACAGCTCATGCAAATCTGCGAAGAAAACCAAGTTACCGCCGTTATGGTGACACACGATGTAGACGAAGCGGTGCTGTTATCTGACAGAATCGTCATGCTAACCAACGGCCCAGAATCTAAAATTGGTGACATTCTCGAAGTCGATATTCCCAGACCCCGTAAGCGCATGGAAGTTGTAGAACATCCCAGCTACTACAGCTTGCGGAGTGAGATGATTTACTTTCTCAACCAACAAAAACGGATTAAGAAAATTCGGGCGCGGAAAACCGCCGATATTGCCCGTCATGGCTTAGAAAAAATTAACTTAGAAATTGGCTTTTTACCCCTTACAGCTTGCGCCCCCCTAGCCATCGCTAAAGAAAAAGGCTTCTTTACCAAACATGGTTTAGATGAAGTTAACTTAGTCCGTGAGAGTAGCTGGCGGGGTATAGAAGATGGCATCACTAATGGTTATTTAGATGCGGCTCAAATGCCTTCCGGGATGCCAATGTGGCTGACTTTGGGAGGACATAATAACCAACCTTTGCCAGTTGTCACCGCCTTGACTATGACTCGCAACGGTAACGCCATCACCTTAGCCAAACGTTTTTACGACCAAGGCGTACAAACATTATCAGACTTCAGAAATTATCTACTGCGTACACGCGACCAACGGCACATAATGGGGGTAGTGCATCCCGCATCTATGCACAATTTGCTACTGCGTTACTGGCTAGCCGCCGGCGGAATTGACCCCGATGGCGATGTGGACATGAAGACGATTCCTCCAGCGCAGATGGTAGCCGACTTGCAAAATGGCAGTATTGATGGTTACTGTGTCGGTGAACCGTGGAACTATCGCGCCGCCGTTGAAGGTGTTGGCTTTACCATCGCCACCGACTTAGAAGTTTGGCTAGGACATCCCGGTAAAGTTTTGGGTGTGCGAGAAGATTGGGCGCAGAGATATCCTAATACCCACATTGCCTTAACTAAAGCATTGTTAGAAGCTTGCCAATACTGTGCTAATCCCGAAAATACCCTAGAAATTCGGCAAATTTTAGCAGGACGAGAATATGTCAGCACAGATGTAGAATACATCCAACTCGAAGACCCCAATAGTTTAGTTTGTGACTTAGACCATCCACTGCGAGATTACGCCCATCACCAGTTTTATTCTGAGTCTGCCATTAATCGCCCCAGCCGCACCGAACAAATTTGGATCATGAGTCAATTGGCACGTTGGGGTGATACTCCCTTCCCTAGAAACTGGGTAGAAGTTGTCGAAAGAGTCAGCCAAGTACGTGTTTTCAGCACCGCCGCCCGTGAACTAGGTTTAGATATCAGCTACACTCGCCAACCCATTCAGCTATTTGATGGTACACCCTTTAACGCCGATGACCCCATAGCCTATCTCAATAGTTTAGATATTAAACGCGACTTCTCCATTGCCGAAGTCATCCTCGATGCGCCAAGAAAAAAAGTTGCGTAATCAAAAAAGAAGCAGGGGGCAGGGAGCAGGGAGCAGGGGCGAAATACCAATCCCCAATCCCCAGTCCCCAATCCCCAATCCCTTACTATAATTAAATCCCCATGCAAAACCGCAACTCAACAATTACCGACATCGCCAGAAACCCGCTAGCAAATGCAAGCAGCGGCAGACCTTTTCTAGAAATTCAAGACGTTACCAAAGTCTACCCAACAAAGAAAGGCCCCTTCACCGTACTAGACGGCGTTAACCTCAACGTAGAACAAGGTGAATTTATTTGTGTCATTGGTCACTCTGGTTGTGGCAAATCAACCCTGCTAAACATGGTGTCAGGTTTTAACTTTCCCACCTCCGGGCAAGTATTACTCGAAGGTCAACCCATCACCAAGCCAGGCCCAGACAGGATGGTTGTTTTTCAAAACTATGCCCTGCTTCCTTGGCGGACTGCTTTTGAAAATATCTACTTAGCTGTTAACTCCGTTTACCCTAATAAAATGGAAGCAGAGAAAAGGTCGATTGTCCGCGAACATTTGGCAATGGTAGGACTAGCTGACGCGATGGAAAAGAAACCCATGCAAATGTCTGGTGGGATGAGACAGCGAGTTTCTATTGCCCGTGCGTTGGCAATTCGTCCTAAGGTCTTAATTTTAGATGAACCTTTTGGGGCGTTAGATGCAATTACCAAAGAAGAATTACAAGAAGAACTGCTAAAAATTTGGAACGAAAACCGCTGTACAGTGCTGATGATTACCCACGACATCGATGAGGCGCTATTTTTAGCCGACAAATTAGTAATGATGACCAACGGCCCCCACGCTAAAATCGGCGAAGTCATGGAAATTCCTTTTTCTCGTCCACGCGATCGCGCCCGGATCATGGAAGATCCACAATACTATAAACTGCGTAATTATGCCTTAGATTTTCTCTTTAACCGCTTTGCCCATGATGATGTTGGTTAATGGGGCATGGGGCATGGGGTATGGGGCATAGGTTAATGTCTTCCATCCCCCCTTCCTTATGCCTACGGTGTACATACAAGTCATCTAAAACTGCCCCATTAACTAACAATGGGATTGTATCGACTGACAATACCAATGTCTCGACTAATACCGTTTCTTTGTGAAGCTGCGCTAAACTCTCTTAAACTCTTATCTTGGCGTACTTGGCGTACTTGGCGGTTCGTTTTTGATTTCTTAGAGTACTACAAGTAAAAAAATGCCCAATTGTCATTGCGAGCGAAGCGAAGCAATCGCAAAGACTGGGATTGCTTCGCTTCGCTCGCAATGACGGGTTTCGGATCATTTATTTTTTGGAACACTCTTATACTAAGTCTGAGATAATTGGGCGCATCTTCATACAGAATTGGTATAACAATGGGATTGTATTGACTGACAGTACCGATGTCTCGACTAACAATGCGATTGTATCGACTGACAATACAAATGTCTCGACTAACAATGCGATTGTATCGACTAACAATACCAATGTCTCGACTAACAATGGGATTGTATCGACTAACAATACCAATGTCTCGACTAACAATACCAATGTCTCGACTAACAATGCGATTGTACTGGCCTGCAAAAATTAACCCACCTGACGTTACACAGCAACTCTAAAAGACTTGTGTGTACACGGTAGCTTCCTTATGCAGGGCTGTTTCATAGAAAGCGGCGAGAAACTTCATTCCTGTATGGGTGGTTAAATCAGTTATCAGTTAACGGTAAACAGTGATAATTGATAACTTCTTCCCAATGCCCCATACTTCGGCTACGCTCAGTACAAGTGCCCTATTCCCTATGCCCAAAAACTCCACCCACTAGTGGGTGGAGTTTTTTATCTATAATCTTGACTTTGAATATCTCGCAGGCGGGCAGCATCACGCATCCCATAATCAGCACGAGTAAAGCGATTTAGCTGAGACTCATAGAACTCTCGATTAGCTTGTAAATGCTGCGGATCTTCATCATCTAAAGGATGTAAAAGTACAGTTCTTAAAGCTTGAATGACAGCAGAAGTAACATTGTACATTGACCGTTGGAAACTAACACCCAACTGAATCAACATATCATCTTGACCACGACAATGTTTGCTGTAGTAATCAACAAGATATTGAGGCAAAAAATGCAGCATATCTTGCATTAATAATGTGGGTGGAATACCAGCCGTACCTACGGGAAACACATCAGCATAAAGAATGCCATAGTGGAAGTCTTTTTGATCTACAGGTACTTGACTTGCTTGAGCATTATAAGACTTTGTACCTCTAAAGGGAGCAGTACGGTAAAAAACTGCTTCTACATAAGGTAAAGCTGCTTCGTGTAGCCAAGTAAAACCTTTGGATTTGGGAACGATTTCGTAGCATTCCCCACGAATATAAACATGATGGTAAATTGGACGTTCTGCAACTGCAAATATACCATTAACTAAAAAATTCATGGCATCTGGGACACCTTTGAATCCACCTTCATCATAGATATCCGACATTTCAAAGAACACGGGAGCCATGACTTCCCAGAATAAGCCGAGATTAGAGTAATAAGACATCTGGCGGCACTGTTCTAAAAACATGTCTGGGAACAGTTGATAAAGTCCCAACATTAATGGATTGCCTCTAAAGTAAGCTTTGATTGCTCTATCAGCATTGGCTTTATATTCTTCAGTGTCTAAGTAAGGGTCAAATTTCCCACCCATACCTCTATGCCAAAGCATTGCTCGCATACAAGCTTCGGCAAATTCCATATTAATGCGATCGTGAAACCAGTGATGTAATAATTTGGGCATTTTGAAGGTTTCACCTTTCTTCATAAATGCCAAAAGTTCGGGGTGGGCTGTTGCTTGACCACGCCAAACTCGTAAATCAGCATCATCGCCAGCATAATGATTATGGCGATTTAAATACTCTTGGGGTAAGAAGTATTTAAAGAAGGGAAAAGGATCTAAAAATACTTGTTCGGCAATATAAAGTAAGTCGCGCCAGTAAAAATCCATCGGCACAGCATAGGCTTTATATAAACCGATGATTTGCATCAGGTTTTCTGGAGTATCGGGTAACATTGAACCACCTGCTTCGAGGCGATGAATAACTTCGGCAAATTCATGCTCGGAAGGTGGTAGCTTTGTATCAGCTTTTTCTGGAGTTTGTACCATTTTGATTCCTTAAGATTTTTTATTTCACGCAAAGGCGCAAAGGCGCAAAGGTTAAGAGTTTTTTATTTTGAATTTTTCAAGTTCATACCTCGATTCAGCAACGCCAGATTTTTAAATTTCAGTACATAAAATTTCGGCGTTACTGATTGGTTTAGCAACGCCAGAAATATTATTTCAAAGTTGCTTGAGAGATTACGGTTTTATCGGCAGGGAGAATTGTGGCTACCATTGCTGTAGTTGTGGATTCACTCCAACGTACTAACCAAGTGGGTTGTACTCCCAAAAAGATGATTAGTAATGCCAAAATTAAAGCGGGTATTTTTTCAGACCATATCACTTGGGGATAGTAGGCTATATTTTCCAGTTTGCCAAAGCAGGTGCGGTTGAGGAGAATCACAAAATAAACTGCGGTTAAACCTGACGAGACTACACATAATAGTGTTGGTAAGGGAAAGACGGAGAAACTGCCTTGAAATACAATAAATTCGGCAATGAATCCTGTTAAGCCGGGAATACCGGCGCTAGCCATACCACTGAGAACTAATAAGGCGCTAACTAAGGGTAAACCTCGGATGGGACTCATTAAGCCGTTAAGTTTATCTAATTCGCGGGTTCCAACTTTCGCTTCTACGACTCCCACTAAATGAAAGAGAATTGCTAGGATGATGCCGTGGCTGAACATTTGGGCGACAGCACCAACTAACGATAAAGAAGTACTAGCAGCAGCAGCTAACAAGACATAGCCCATGTGACCAATCGAACTGTATGCTACCATGCGCTTGATATCTTTTTGAGCGATCGCAATTACTGCTCCATATATAGTGCTAATTGCTCCCCAAATTGCTAATGTCGGTGCAATAATGCTCCAAGTGTCGGGAAACATCCCCATACCAAATCGCAATAATCCATAAGTTCCCAATTTGGCTAGTACGCCACCGAGAAGAATGGCAATTGGTGCTGAAGCCTCTACATAAGCATCTGGCAACCAAGTATGGAAAGGAATGAGAGGAATTTTAATGCCAAAACCTATGACTACTCCTACCAGTAAAAGTAGTTGTTTTGCTGTGGAAAGGTTTTCAGTAGAGACTGCATCAAAAGCAAAATCAGTCGAACCAGTTAGCCACACCATACCTAAAAATGTGGCTAAAATTAAGGCTCCCGAAACGGCAGTATAAATTAAAAACTTGATGCCTGCATAGGCTCGTTTTTCTCCTCCCCAAATGGAAATTAGTAAATAAAAGGGAATTAATTCTAGTTCATAAAACAAGAAAAACAACAACAAGTTTTCTGCCAAAAAAGCACCAGCAACGCCACCACTTACTAACAAAACCATCGAATAGAAAAGCTTGGGGCGTTCAGTTTGTTTGCTACTGCTATAAATAGCAATCCAAGTGAGGAGGCTATTTAATACCAACATCAAAATTGATAATCCATCAGCCCCAAGTTGATAATTTAAACCCAGGGTTTCATTCCAAGGAAGATATTCTTGAAATTGCATCCCTGGATTGGTGATATCAAATTTCAACAGGATGAAAATATTCCACAGAAGAACTAGAAAAGATACTGTCAGGGCTACTAAACGAACGCGATTTGCAGGGATGGCGTTACCAGGCCAAAACCCGATAACAGCCGCAGCTAAAATTGGTATCCAGATTAAAACACTCAGCATATTAATTAGTTATTGGGCATGGGGCATGGGGCATCCCTTCGGCTGCGCTCAGGGCAAGTGGGAATGGGGCGTGGGGCGTGGGGTATGGGGTTAAAACATCAAGTCTAAAAGCTGTATTCCCCAGAATGGCCAAGTTACCCACATTCCTAAAATGCCTACTCCAAAAAGTATGGTGAAGGCATAAAATTGGGTTTGTCCAGAAGTACTGTATTTTAAACCTTCACCTCCTAATAATGAAAACAAACCAACGAAGTTAACGATGCCATCAACTACGAAACGGTCAACCATATCGGCGAGTTTAGAAATTTGGGCAACGCCGAAAATGATGGTCATCCGATAGAGTTTTGGAGTGTAAAAGTCGTAGGCTATCAAATCTTGTAAACCTTTCCAAGGCAGACGAATTGGTTTAGGAATATTGCCTAAGTAAATTACACCACTGATGCTGCAACCGAAAATGCTCGACCAAATTAAAAGTAGGGCAATATCTTTATTTAAAGTTGTCCAATTGGGTAATAATGATAAGCTTTGTAATATTAAAGGCAAGTGGAAAACAAAGCCTAATAATATTACCATTGGTAAAACCATTGGCCAGTGAACTTCAGGCGATCGCTCACTCATTTGTTTGGGTTTACCACCAAAAATTAAACCAAATTCTCTGGTTAAACTAAAGGCTGTTAAACCATTAACAGCTATAACTACTCCCACCAATAAAGGTTGAACTCCCCACAGTGCGTCTGCTAATTTGAACAATGC contains the following coding sequences:
- a CDS encoding CO2 hydration protein, encoding MVQTPEKADTKLPPSEHEFAEVIHRLEAGGSMLPDTPENLMQIIGLYKAYAVPMDFYWRDLLYIAEQVFLDPFPFFKYFLPQEYLNRHNHYAGDDADLRVWRGQATAHPELLAFMKKGETFKMPKLLHHWFHDRINMEFAEACMRAMLWHRGMGGKFDPYLDTEEYKANADRAIKAYFRGNPLMLGLYQLFPDMFLEQCRQMSYYSNLGLFWEVMAPVFFEMSDIYDEGGFKGVPDAMNFLVNGIFAVAERPIYHHVYIRGECYEIVPKSKGFTWLHEAALPYVEAVFYRTAPFRGTKSYNAQASQVPVDQKDFHYGILYADVFPVGTAGIPPTLLMQDMLHFLPQYLVDYYSKHCRGQDDMLIQLGVSFQRSMYNVTSAVIQALRTVLLHPLDDEDPQHLQANREFYESQLNRFTRADYGMRDAARLRDIQSQDYR
- a CDS encoding NADH-quinone oxidoreductase subunit M, with amino-acid sequence MLSVLIWIPILAAAVIGFWPGNAIPANRVRLVALTVSFLVLLWNIFILLKFDITNPGMQFQEYLPWNETLGLNYQLGADGLSILMLVLNSLLTWIAIYSSSKQTERPKLFYSMVLLVSGGVAGAFLAENLLLFFLFYELELIPFYLLISIWGGEKRAYAGIKFLIYTAVSGALILATFLGMVWLTGSTDFAFDAVSTENLSTAKQLLLLVGVVIGFGIKIPLIPFHTWLPDAYVEASAPIAILLGGVLAKLGTYGLLRFGMGMFPDTWSIIAPTLAIWGAISTIYGAVIAIAQKDIKRMVAYSSIGHMGYVLLAAAASTSLSLVGAVAQMFSHGIILAILFHLVGVVEAKVGTRELDKLNGLMSPIRGLPLVSALLVLSGMASAGIPGLTGFIAEFIVFQGSFSVFPLPTLLCVVSSGLTAVYFVILLNRTCFGKLENIAYYPQVIWSEKIPALILALLIIFLGVQPTWLVRWSESTTTAMVATILPADKTVISQATLK
- a CDS encoding nitrate ABC transporter ATP-binding protein (This model describes the ATP binding subunits of ATP-binding cassette (ABC) transporters for nitrate transport, or for bicarbonate transport, in bacteria and archaea.) — its product is MQNRNSTITDIARNPLANASSGRPFLEIQDVTKVYPTKKGPFTVLDGVNLNVEQGEFICVIGHSGCGKSTLLNMVSGFNFPTSGQVLLEGQPITKPGPDRMVVFQNYALLPWRTAFENIYLAVNSVYPNKMEAEKRSIVREHLAMVGLADAMEKKPMQMSGGMRQRVSIARALAIRPKVLILDEPFGALDAITKEELQEELLKIWNENRCTVLMITHDIDEALFLADKLVMMTNGPHAKIGEVMEIPFSRPRDRARIMEDPQYYKLRNYALDFLFNRFAHDDVG
- a CDS encoding diflavin flavoprotein: MSTNTLTTNRQRDVQVAEIGRDTLILRSRTWERLKFEVEYSRQKGTTANSYLIQADNKALIDPPGESFTEIYLQELAQHLDFSTLDYIVLGHVNPNRRATLQVLLSQVPQVTLICSRPAANALKTAFPEWESRIQAVRSEDTLDLGQGHHLTFVNVPTPRWPDGLCTYDFATKILYTDKFLGAHICEDTLFDEDWKRLDAERRYYFDCLHASQAKQVEVALDKFSVFPAKFYAPGHGPVVRYSLSRFTYDYRQWCQGQKSQELSVALLYASAYGNTAVLANAIAQGLIENKVNVVSINCELADTAEITRIVEASDGLIIGSPTLGGHAPTQIQTALGIIISTAAKTKLAGVFGSYGWSGEAIDLLENKLKDANYRLGFESIRVRFTPTHEILQQCQQAGAEFAQNLKKTKKLRTPRQVVTETHVDRTEQAVGRIIGSLCVVTTRDRDTHKGVLTSWVSQATFNPPGIMIAIADEQNADLMRHPGDQFVLNILKEGRNVRRYFSRQSTLGDNPFINLSTKTAVNNCLILTEALSYLECTVKNQIKCGDRWLIYAVVDNGEVLENEGLAALEHRKSGSYF
- a CDS encoding nitrate ABC transporter ATP-binding protein (This model describes the ATP binding subunits of ATP-binding cassette (ABC) transporters for nitrate transport, or for bicarbonate transport, in bacteria and archaea.); this translates as MSTFVAVDQIEKVFNLTGGGQYIALKGIDLQIKKGEFVSLIGHSGCGKSTLLNMIAGLDLPTEGIVTLEGQRIIKPGPDRMVVFQNYSLLPWRTVRENIALAVDSAMKGLPAAERKAIVDKHIDMVGLRPHADKQPGMLSGGQKQRVAIARALAIRPKLLLLDEPFGALDALTRGNLQEQLMQICEENQVTAVMVTHDVDEAVLLSDRIVMLTNGPESKIGDILEVDIPRPRKRMEVVEHPSYYSLRSEMIYFLNQQKRIKKIRARKTADIARHGLEKINLEIGFLPLTACAPLAIAKEKGFFTKHGLDEVNLVRESSWRGIEDGITNGYLDAAQMPSGMPMWLTLGGHNNQPLPVVTALTMTRNGNAITLAKRFYDQGVQTLSDFRNYLLRTRDQRHIMGVVHPASMHNLLLRYWLAAGGIDPDGDVDMKTIPPAQMVADLQNGSIDGYCVGEPWNYRAAVEGVGFTIATDLEVWLGHPGKVLGVREDWAQRYPNTHIALTKALLEACQYCANPENTLEIRQILAGREYVSTDVEYIQLEDPNSLVCDLDHPLRDYAHHQFYSESAINRPSRTEQIWIMSQLARWGDTPFPRNWVEVVERVSQVRVFSTAARELGLDISYTRQPIQLFDGTPFNADDPIAYLNSLDIKRDFSIAEVILDAPRKKVA